Genomic segment of Polycladomyces abyssicola:
GGGATCAGTGATGGCAAACATCAATTCTCCCTCAGCCACCACTTTCCCATTCACTCTTGCGGTTCCCTGCCCTTTGCCGAGCGAGCCGCGCAGTTTCACCATCTCCACTTCCAACTCCAACACGTCACCCGGTTTCACTTGCTCTCTGAACCGGAATTTGTCGATTCCAGTGAAAAATGCCAACTTACCCCGATTCTCCTCCAAGCCGAGTACGGCGACCGCACCCACTTGTGCCAACGCCTCCACAATCAATACACCGGGCATGACCGGATAATCGGGAAAATGCCCTTGAAAAAACGGTTCATTGATGGTGACGTTTTTGATTCCGACGGCACGTTTTCCCTCTTCGACCTCCACGATCCGATCCACCAACAAGAACGGATATCGATGCGGGATGACTTGCTGGATCGCTATGGCGTCCATTTCCATATTTTTCGACTCCTTTCCGAACCAAAACACGAGTTGCTGATCCCATTATAGCGAATCAAACGGGGGATTGCCACGATGCGGCAGGTATGTTCCGCTTTCAGCCGTTTACAATAAGAACAGTCCCCCATTGAGGGGTTCAAATAAAAAGGGCGCCGAAAGCCTTTCGGCGCCTTTTTTCCCTAAGACCTCAGTCCCGAGGAGTGCAGATCACGAGCAATGTACGTTTCGTTTGGAGGATTTGCCCGTGATTCAATTCCGCGCTTCCCGATTCGATGTTCGGTCGGGCTTAGGTCTTGTCGCTCACTTGGGAGCTTGGTTCAACTAAAAACTCCGTTTCCCCTTCACAAGCCACGACCAGCCACTTCTTCCACTGCCCTGGCTACTTCCCGATGCACTTTGGGGTTGAGGGGGTGCGGAACCAGTTCTCCATCCCGAGTGCAGTCGGCGATGGCTTCGGCTGCCACTACCAGCATCTCGTGAGTGATGCGTTTGGCTCCCGCATTCAGTACACCACGGAAAATGCCGGGGAAGCCCAACACGTTGTTGACCGAACGTCCGTCAGCAGCAAAACCGGCCCCAGCTTTAAGCGCATCTTCCGGCTCAATCTCCGGTTTCGGGTTGGACAGCGCAAGGATGACTTGTCCTTCCCGGATCATTTCCGGTTTGATCAACCCAGGTACACCGGTGGTGGAGATGACAATGTCGCACGTTTGCATCAGTTCTTCCAAGCTGTTCAGCGGTTCCCCACCGTATGCCGCGAGTCGCTTCTTGGCATCTTCGTTCAAATCGACACCGTGTACGCGTTGGACACCGTAGGCGAGGAACATCCGGCAAATCGCGAGACCCGCCGCTCCCAGACCAACTTGTCCAACCACTGCTTCCTTTAAATCCACTCCGGCACAACGGCAAGCGGAGATGACAGCCGCCAATGTGACAACCGCGGTACCGTGCTGGTCATCGTGCATGACGGGAATATCCAACTCTTCCTTCAGCCGGTCTTCCACTTCAAAACAATGCGGCGAACCGATATCTTCCAGCAAAATACCGCCGAATCCGGGAGAGATCGTTTTGACCGTCCGTACGATTTCATCCGGATCTTTGGTGTTCAACAGAATCGGTACGCCGCTGATCCCTGCAAACCGGTCAAACAACGCCGCTTTCCCTTCCATAACCGGCATCCCGGCCACGGGACCGATGTCACCGAGCCCCAAAATAGCGGTACCGTCCGTCACGATGGCAACCGTGTTGCCGATACTGGTGTAGATGCGCGCTTTTTCCGGATCTTCCTGGATCACCCGGCACACGTTGGCCACGCCCGGCGTATAGACCTGCCGCAAGTCGGCCAGCGAGCGGATGTCCATTTTACTTTTCATATGGATTTTTCCGCCTTCGTGCGCACGTAGCACGTCGTCGGATACGGTGCGGACCCGGATTCCGCCACCCAGGCTTTGGATCGCGTCGATGACGGCATGCAATTGCTCCTCGTTCTCACAATGCACGGTAATGTCACGCATGGTGGTGAACGGTCCGATCTGCACCGTGACGATGTCTCCGATATCACCGCCCACCGAACCGATAGCGGTTGCTACTCGCCCCAAGTTTCCGGGTTTTGAAGGCGTTTCCACCATAATCGAACGAATGACGTTTCTCTCAGGCAAGAAGGGCACCCCCTGCTTCGTTGACTGAATCCACTACATCAGACGTTGGTTGATCATCTTGAATTGGAATAAATAGATGAGCGTGGTTACAAACGAAAGCGCGATCACGCCCCACAAGAAGGACTGCGCAAACGGCAGCTCGAACATCAACAAAAACAACGCGACATAAAACAAAAACGTGGTCAGTTTCCCTAATGCATTGGCCGGTACGGTTCGTTTCCCGCGAAGATGGAAGAAAGCGGAACCGACGATCATCCCCACGTCGCGAAGGACGATCGCCACACCTGCCCAAATGCTGATGCGCTCCGATATCAACAACGACAAAAACACGGACAGCATCATCAGTTTATCCGCCAACGGGTCCAGCATGATACCCAATTGGGTCACTTGCCGGTGTTTTCTAGCCAAATAACCGTCCACCACGTCCGTCAATCCCGCCAAAAGGATGACCCCGAAAGCCCAATACATCCGATTCGGAAGATCGGAAAAAAAGAGGAATAAGTACAGCGGAATCAACACGAATCGAAAGAGTGTCAACAGGTTGGGCACGTTCACACGGGGTCCCTCCTCACGGCATTCCTACTGTATTATACCCGATTTTCGGCATCCAAAAAGACGGCAAGAAAGATCCCGCGCTACCACATGGGCAGGGCGGGGCTTTGACTCACCCGTAGATCAAATCATACAGATGCTTCCACAAATCCGGGTTGAATACCTCACCTGGAGGTTGATCCCCCATCACACCATAACCGATCATTAAACCGACTGCCAATACGATGACCCACACCAACGGAAGGAATAACAAGGTTTGCTTTACCCACTTGGCTCCTGACCCGCTTTTCTGTGAAATGTCCTTCGGCTCATCCTCAACCTTGTCCGCCGTTGATTGAGACGGCTCCGGGGTCGATGAGGGTGCATCTTGCACCGCTTCCGCCGCAACCGCGATCGGGGCGGTTGTATCAAGGGGCGCTTCATCGTCTTGGCTCCATTTCAGCTTGCCGATCGGTCTTCGAACGGGCTCGTCATCCTCTTCCCATTCGTCCGCCTGATCATCCTGTTCATCGACCTGCGAAGCTTCTTCGATCACCTTCGGATCTACCTGTTGCTGGCTGAGAGAATCCGGGCTTGTATCGCCTTCCTCACTGTCGGATGGTGTCGCTTTCCCTTCTTCGGCGGACGGTTCCTCTTTTTCCGGTTCCTGATCTTCCGTCGGTTCCACTGGTGAAACAACCGGCGAAACGGATTCCGCTTCACCATTCGATTCCGGTTCGGTTTCTACCAGGTCAGAGGATGGGGAGGCAGGATTGATTTCTTTTTCAGTGGGGGTATCCTCGCTCCATTTCCAGTTTCCAAGTTCCGGCTTTCCGGATAAGGTAGGTTGGGCGGAATCAGCTTTCTCCACGTTCGATTGTTCAGATTCGGAAATAACCAGATGAGACGTCGAATGGCTGGTATCGGGCTTTTTTTTATCCTCTTGCATATGCTAATCCTCTCCAAACAACTGTTGGATCGACGTGAAAGCGGCTCGTCCACTTTAATGGGAAACATTGTGAAAATGTACACAAAAAGGCTGTCAACCGCTTTCCATCGTACAAGGGATCTGAAGATGGGTGTTGGGATGCGATCGCCCCCGCCCTTGCCCTGTATCTTTATGTATGGTATGGGGAATGCATCCCGATTGGAACGTTCGGCATGTTCGTTTCAATGGTACACTGCCGCATCTTCGGTTGTTATCCGCTGATCAGGGTACTGTACCGATCAACCATAGACTCACCAAAGGGATCGTCTTCATAGATAGAATATATCGCAATTGTTGTTATAAGTCTACACTTCCTGGCAAGGCGGGAAGGGGAAGGGGGAAGAAATGATCCCTGTGGGAAGATCGCAATTCAATTATCCAAAAATGATTTATGATTGCCAAAAAAGGGATCATCTCTGTGCAGCTCACTCGGCCCGGACAGATCGCATATATGTAATCGTCAACGGGAAACGCGGGTATGAAATGGGCCATCCCAATGGTTAAGTGGTGATACTTACCTTTGTGATATTTTTTCCACGAACGTTTTCCTTCTGCTTATGCTTTCGTTTATATTTGATCTTGGTGGCTTCTCCTCCCCTTAAATGACGGATCGACTTGTGATATTCCAAAATTTCCTTTACTTGACTGGCGAGTTCGGGGTTAATCTCGGGTAGTCGTTCCGTCAGATCTTTGTGTACCGTGCTTTTGGAAACACCGAATTCCTTTGCTATCATGCGAACGGTATTTCTAGTTTCCACAAAGTATCGGCCAATCTTGATAGTGCGCTCCTTGATGTAATCGTGCACTCCCTTCGCCCCCTCTTCAGAATGTCTGCTACATTATATGAGCCGTTTGATCGGTTATTCTCCCCTTACAAGCCGTGACAAGCCATTTTGCGCGGTTTTTGGCGAACCCTAAAAAAAGCCGGAGCTGTTTCGCTCCGGCTTTGTCACGCTTTTTTATTTCAAGTACAGTTCCGGCTGTACAGATTGATTGCCCTTCCGTACCTCAAAATGGAGGTGGACACCGGCTTCTTTCTCAAAGTTATTTCTTCCGGCTTGGGCGATGACATCACCTTGTTTGACCTCTTGACCCACTTTGACGCGGATATCCGTCAAACTTTGGTATACGGTGATCAAACCGTTTTTGTGCTGAATCTCCACTTGCTGACCGACCAACGGATTATGCTCCACTCGAATCACTTTTCCGCTCAATGCGGCGATCACATCGAAACTTTTACCGTCTTTGCGGGCATAGTCGATTCCTGAATGCGGCCAATACGTATTGGCGTATTTCACCAATGCCTTTTCTTTGACTTTGGCGGATGAGGTATCGTCATAGTAGCCCATTTGCGCGTCGGCATCGGCGGTCTTGGCGACCGGTGCCGTCATTTGTTCGGCTTTTTGATCGACCGGCACGGTATTGTGGCTGATTTGCACATCCGTTCCGGGTTTGGTTACCCTGGACTCTTGCGCGTTTTGGTACAACCAAACCACGGTGAGAATGAGTGCGGCAGCTGCGAGGTAGATGGCCGGAAAAGCCCATTTCTTCGCAAACAGGCGTTTCCATCGGATTCCCTGCTTCGCATTGTCCATTTGGATCGGTTTATTTGGTTTTTCTGGTTTCATTTTCCTATCACCTCAGCAACCATTTTGGACACGGGTTTCTCGTTTTATACCTACCTCTCCCGATTTTTTTCATTTTTTCGAATGGGGAAATGCCTGAAAAGACCCGTGTTTATCCCGACTATTTCGTCGGCTGGTTGAGAGTTTTACTTGATAGGAAAGACGAAACATCATGCTTCGATCCGTTCGTTTCTAGGTCCATTTGGGCGTTGTCATCCCTTCAGGACAGAGCATATCGGTCACACCTTTATGGCCAATGTCCAATGGTCACACCACGATAATAATATTGGACGATCTCCACCGCCGACCTACCCTGCTTGGCCAAGAGGTTTGCCCCCCATTGGCTCATCCCGACACCGTGTCCGTAACCTTGGGTGATGAACAGGATGGTACCACCACGAATGCTCCAGGTGAAATCCGTGGACGGCAATCCCAACGCCTCCCGAACCTGACGTCCGGTAAACCATTGGTCCCCGATTCGGATTCTCCTGATGCGATCACTTTTTGTCCGTTCCGCTCCGCTGATCCATTTGGCTCCCGAAAGGGACTGGGCAATCAGTTTCTTTCCGGTAAATGATTCCAAACGATGAACGACCTCGCTCATCGCAATCCGGATTTGCGCCTGGTACTTGGGCGATTGACGATCCCAGGGAGATGGTACGCTACGCAAATAGGGATACGATTGACGGAAATAATCTTCCGCGTTTTCCGTTTGTCCGTTGCTGGTGGAGAAAAAGGCGGCATAGATCGGTTTTCCCCCATATAACAAAATTTTTCCCCGTGTTTCCTGTACCGCCTGGTTGACCCGGTTTGAGTAAGAGGGATATCGGTCTTTCCACTCCATTTTTAACTGCTCGTCCGTCATAAACGCTTGGTGGTCCGGAGAATCGGTTACTTGTGCATCCTCGGCCGCCGCACCGTACGACCGCATATCGGTAAAGTCCCCCTTGGCCAGTCGTTCGGCAATATAGGTACGTGCCGCCATCGCTTGAGCTTTCAGCGCCTCCAAGTGAAAGTCGGCCGGCATCTCCGCCGCTACCACACCCCGAATATAGGATTCAAGCGGGATTGCCACGACACGCCGTTCTTTGGTCAAAAAGACGCGGATCATCGGTTCATGTGCATCATGTGTCAACCGGATGGGTTTTTTCGGATGGGGTGCGGTCGATGCATCAAAATAGGTTACCAATGCGGGGACAGCCAGCATCACTGAGAGAAACACAACCACATAAACCACAAATCCTTTGTGCATAATCCACCTCTCTCTCCCCGATTCTCTCACTGAGGACAACCCTCTCTTACAGCCTATGAATCGCAGGAGGAGATAGTACTTCAGAACCGAAAGTCACTCCCTAAGATCGACGGATACAGGCATCAAGGCATAGGAATAGAAACAAAAAAGGCCGCGAATATCGCGACCTTCCAGATCCATTATGAACTTATGCATATGAGGGCTGCACAGAGGATACGTCTTTCTCCGCGTCCACCTTCACACGTTTGATATCCGCACCCAATGCCTGCAATTTCTCCACCAACTGAACGTAGCCCCTGTCGATATGGTGCAGTTCCGTTACTACCGTCGTGCCTTCTGCAGCCAGTCCAGCCAACACAAGCGCAGCTCCCGCCCGCAGGTCGGTGGCTTTCACTTCAGCACCGGACAGCGGATGGCCCCCTTCGATGAAGGCGGAGCGACCATTGATTTTGATCTTCGCACCCATGCGTTTCATTTCTTCGACGTGCATGAACCGGTTTTCAAATACGGTCTCGGTAACCACGCTGTTCCCGTCCGCCGTCAGCAGCAACGCCATCATCTGCGATTGCATATCAGTCGGGAAGCCCGGATATGGCAGCGTTTTGACGTCCACTGGCTGCAGTTTCCCTTCCGCACGGACATGGACGCCATTCTCCCCTTCCAATACATGGACGCCCATTTCACGAAGCTTGGCAATCAACGGATTGATGTGATCGGGAATTGCTCCCTCCACAAACACTTCGCCACGGGTGATCGCTGCCGCAATCATGTATGTGCCGGCTTCGATCCGATCGGGAATGACGGTATATTCCGTTCCCCGCAGGAAATCCACCCCGTCAATGCGGATCGTCCCGGTACCGGCCCCCCGCACTTGGGCACCCATCGCGTTCAGGAAATTGGCCAGATCAACGATTTCCGGTTCCCGCGCCGCATTTTCGATGATGGTGCGCCCTTCCGCCAGTGCTGCCGCCATCATGATGTTTTCCGTCGCTCCGACACTGGCCACATCGAGATAGATACGTGCCCCCCGCAAACGATCCGGCACGCGTCCCTCGATAAACCCTTGGCCGATTTCAAACTCGGCTCCCATCGCTTCAAACCCTTTGAGATGCTGATCGATCGGACGGCTGCCGATCGCACACCCACCAGGCAACGGAATGCGAGCATGTTTCTTGCGCGCCAACAACGGCCCCATCACCAGGAACGAAGCGCGCATTTTCCGCACCAAATCGTACGGTGCCTGGGTCGTCGTCAACTTTTCCGCCCGGATGCGAACGGATCCTTCGTCCAGCTTCGCTTCCGCGCCCAAGTTTTGGAGCAGTTGGGTGATCGTTTTGACGTCTTCCAGCAGGGGAGTGTCATGGATGACGATTTCTCCCCGCGATGCGAGAATGGAAGCGGCGATGATCGGTAGGACAGCGTTCTTTGCACCGTGAATCTTCACTCTGCCTTTCAACTTCTTGCCGCCACGAACAATGATTTTTTCCAAATGTCTTCCCTCCGCCAAACTAGTATTCTATGGTGATGATCGGAGTCCCCATGGTCACGGCAATACGATGGTGCAGGGGGTCCATACGTGCTGCAACCTGCAGATTCATGAAACCGCCCTGCGTGTTCAATCCATCGGGGAACAAGGGGGAATAACAGGAAACGCTGGTGGTCGGCGCCGTGCGCAGCGCTTCCACCTCCCGCGCGCGCATTCGCTTCATCGCTTGCTGGATCCACTGCTCTTTATTTGACGGTTGCAACTCCTGGTGTCCTTGAATCGAGAAGTGCAACCTGGGCGCGATTCCCTGCTGTTCCAATCGTTTGACGAGACGTTGCCGGGCGCGGAAAAATGCCGCGTCAGGACGTCCCCGACCATTGATGCGAACCGATACGTACGGTTGAATCCACCGCTTAGTAGGCTCATCGTTGATAACGATCAATTCCACCCGTTGGTTTCGCCCCCACCAGCCGGAGGCGGACCAACGCAGACCGTCTCCTTCCTTACGCTGAACCGGCGACAAACCCAAAGCCTGCCGCAATTCATCCGTCCAATCGTCCACTTGGTGTTCTTCCATCACCTGAGCGATTCGCCCGCCATGGTGCAACACGTATCGCTCCGGTTGTGCGCCCATTTCCAAAAACACATGGGTCAGCGTTTGTTCCGGCACCGCTGCCGGAGCCGATGCAACAATGAACGTACTTAGAATAATCAGTGCAAACGTGAGTGTCAACCATTTGGACCGCATATGTATCGCCCCCTCTTTCTCTTTCACCATTGTTCACGAAAGAGAAAGAGGATATACGAGTGAGATCCTGGGTTGACGAAAAATAGACAAACTTTTCGGCCGATTAAAACATCTGACTGATCAGACGAGACCAACCCATATAGTCGATCAAAAAGGATGCCAGCCCGTGTCCCAGCACCACCGACAGCAGGATCATCAACGCATGAGCCTGCACTGATTTGGGTTGGCGCATAAAGACATCCAACCGGAGATTGGTCAGTGCCCACCAGCTGAAAGCGATGCTGACGAGCGAAAGGATGATGTTGACAAGAGCGGTCACGCCTAAGCTTGTCGCCCCATCCACCATGGTATGCACTCCTTTGGTGACAGGTTCACTCTATCATCGTACATCAAAATGGACGCAGAAGCAAAATGAATCCCTGAAAATCTCTTGACAGTCCGGAAATGATTGGATTAGCGGTTGGTTAGTCATAATAGAAAAATGAGATGACGGATTTTGAGGAGTGAACGACAATACATTGATTTCCTACTTTCTCTTCAAATGGGTGCTGTACGCCATCGTGATGGAGATCGCCAATCTCACCTTGAAACAAATGGAAATCGTCCATTGGGGGCACTTGATCGTTTCGGCGGGGGTGATCGCCGGTGTGACCGCATGGCTGGATCACGTCCTGATTCGCCACATGAGCCGGTTCTCATTGGCATTGATCGATCTGTTTGCCATCGCTTTATTGTTGTACGCAATCCAATTTTTGTTCATTTCGTTTTCCCTGGACACCCATTCCTCCTTGGCCGTCGGTCTGGTACTGGCCATTGCCGAATGGTTCTTTCACCGGTATGGGATCCGATGGCGCTGACGCTTGATAAAAGCGATCGGGAATCAGTAGTAACGACGAAAGCCGTTTACCGCCAGTGTTACCGATCGGCAAACGGCTCCTCTGCATCCATTCGATTTTGCTCAGCACCTGTCGTTACTCGATTAGGGCCCCGGAGGTGTCTGCGGAATCGACAGAACTTCCGCCCATTTCAGTTGTCCCAATGCGTGAAGAATCGCATTCGGGAACAACCCCAATCCGACTGTGCCGATCACACCGATTCCGATCACGATCGCCGTTCCGATGGGGATGGCCAGCGGATTCCCCTTCGGTGCCGGACGGAAGTACATCTGTCGGATAAATTCAAAGTAGTAGAAATAGGAAACAACCGTGGTTACCACCATCACTGCAGCAATCCAAAAGTGCTGGGTTGCGATGGCGTTGATCAGGAGGTAGAATTTGCCAAAAAATCCTGCCGTGACTGGAATGCCCGCCAGCGAAAGCACCAACAAGGTCATAGCAAGCGCCACCAGCGGTGATCTTCTATATAGGCCGGCAAAGGCGCTCAGTTCACCGTGTTCGGAATCGCGCTCCACCACCATGATCACCGCAAACACACTGACTGTTATCAGTGAATAGGCGAGCAGATAAAACAGGGTGCTTTCAAAAAGCGCCATCCCCAGTGACGCGAGCGGCACCAGCACATATCCAGCCTGGGCGATACCAGAATACGCCATCAGACGTTTGACATTGGTCTGACGCAATGCGACGGCATTGCCGACGATCATGGATGCACCCGCGATCACCAGCAACAGCGGCGTAATGATCTCCTCCCACACGCGAAGCTGGATCAACTGCAGATAGACCACCAACACAACCCGGGTTACCAAAGCAAAGGCTGCCGTTTTGGACACGGCCGCCAAAAATGCGGTAACTGATGTCGGGGAACCCTGATACACATCGGGCGCCCACATGTGAAACGGTGCAGCGGCGATTTTAAACCCGAATCCCAACATCATCAAAAACAACGACAGCAACACGAACGGTGCGTAACCGGTTTGGTACGCCTCCACGATCCGCTGCTGGACCACAAACAGATTGGTGCTACCCGTCAGGCCGTACACGAATGACATCCCGTACAGGATGAACGCGGATGAGACACCGCCCAGGACAACGTATTTCCAGGCGGCTTCATTGGAGTCCGTCCGCTGTTTTCGGATTCCCGCAAGGATGTAGGAAGAGATGCTCAACAGCTCCAACCCGACAAACAGCGTGACCAAATCGGCCGAGGATGTCATCACTGAGCCACCCAACACAGCCGTGAGCAGCAGGAAGTAATATTCTCCCCGCGCTCCGATCCCTTCCCGATTTTCTCCGGACAGGGACAACACCAGAATCAGAGCCGACCCGCCCAACAACACCAGTTTGAACGATTGGGCCACCGGGTCCGTCCGATATGATCCTTGAAGAAGATCCACCGTCGCTCCTCCGAAGTGAACGACCACGTACATCCCCGCCCCGACGACGGCCAACAGGGCAACCCACCCCAGCCAATCGCGGGAAGTCTCATCCGGTAACAACAGCTCCAGCACGATCAGCAGGGCGGCAGCGGTGACGAGGATCAATTCGGGTGTCATCGCCGACCAGTCGATGTGTGCCAAGGCTTTTTCCATATCCGCTCACCCTCCGATCCTGGTGACAATCATTTGCAGGGTGGCTTGCATCGGCTCACCCAACATCTGCGGATAGACACCGATCGCGATAATCAGGCCGAGCAACACCAACATCGGCACGGTTTCCACCGCCTTTGTGTCAGTCAGCCGCTCCCATCGATCCAGGAAAGGTCCGAACGTGGCAGCCATGACCGCCCGCAACGTATAGGCTGCCGCCAAGATCAAACCCAATGCGCCGAACCCCGCAATGACCGGGTATTGTTTGAACATACCGAGAAACGCCAAAAATTCGCTGACAAAACCGGACATACCGGGCAATCCTAACAACGCCAGTCCTCCGGCCAACAACACACCGGAGAGAACCGGCATCGCCTTGGCCAATCCGCTCATTTCATCGATCATCGTTGTTCCCGTCCGTTCATAGAGCGCAGCGACGATCAAAAACATCAGCGCGGAGATGAAACCGTGAGATACCGCTTGAAACACGGCTCCCTGCAATCCGGAAAAATTAAGTGCAGCGATTCCGAACAGGATGATCCCCATGTGACTGACACTGGAATAGGCCAACACGCGCTTCAAATCGCGCTGAACAAATGCCAGCGCTGCTCCGTAGAGGATGTTGACCAACCCCAGCACCGCCAAAAACGTCGCCATTTGATGCACCAAGGGAGGAAACAGATCCACGCCGAAGCGGATCAACCCGTACGCACCCATTTTCAATAAAACACCGGAGTGAATCATGACCACTGCCGGGGGCGCTTCCACGTGGACACGCAACATCCAGGTGTGAAACGGGAACGCGGGCAGCTTGATGCCGAATGCAATCAAAATGCAGAGGAAAATTCCCCATATCACCTGTTTGACCGGCCCCTGCATCCATTCGGGGTGAGTGAACAACTGCGAGGTTCGCACCAGCAACTGATCCAGATTCAACGTGCCAAACACGAACAAGAGGCCGATAAACGCGAGCAGCATCAATGCCGAACCCAAACCGTTATACAGCAGGAACTGATTGGCGGCGCGTTCTTTTTCCATGTACCCCCAGATACCCACCAGGAAAAAGGTAGCCA
This window contains:
- a CDS encoding complex I subunit 4 family protein, whose protein sequence is MTVWNGLPTWVTFSPLLGMLVLLFIPRQQNRWLKWVGMAGTLPPCILALMMFAQFDPQARGVQFAQNVSWIHIPLPQSSGWTLSYAMGADGLSIPLVVMTTIIVALAAVGSMYIKERLKSYFLLFLLLEIGMLGVFLARDLFLFFLFFEVTLVATFFLVGIWGYMEKERAANQFLLYNGLGSALMLLAFIGLLFVFGTLNLDQLLVRTSQLFTHPEWMQGPVKQVIWGIFLCILIAFGIKLPAFPFHTWMLRVHVEAPPAVVMIHSGVLLKMGAYGLIRFGVDLFPPLVHQMATFLAVLGLVNILYGAALAFVQRDLKRVLAYSSVSHMGIILFGIAALNFSGLQGAVFQAVSHGFISALMFLIVAALYERTGTTMIDEMSGLAKAMPVLSGVLLAGGLALLGLPGMSGFVSEFLAFLGMFKQYPVIAGFGALGLILAAAYTLRAVMAATFGPFLDRWERLTDTKAVETVPMLVLLGLIIAIGVYPQMLGEPMQATLQMIVTRIGG
- a CDS encoding NADH-quinone oxidoreductase subunit N: MEKALAHIDWSAMTPELILVTAAALLIVLELLLPDETSRDWLGWVALLAVVGAGMYVVVHFGGATVDLLQGSYRTDPVAQSFKLVLLGGSALILVLSLSGENREGIGARGEYYFLLLTAVLGGSVMTSSADLVTLFVGLELLSISSYILAGIRKQRTDSNEAAWKYVVLGGVSSAFILYGMSFVYGLTGSTNLFVVQQRIVEAYQTGYAPFVLLSLFLMMLGFGFKIAAAPFHMWAPDVYQGSPTSVTAFLAAVSKTAAFALVTRVVLVVYLQLIQLRVWEEIITPLLLVIAGASMIVGNAVALRQTNVKRLMAYSGIAQAGYVLVPLASLGMALFESTLFYLLAYSLITVSVFAVIMVVERDSEHGELSAFAGLYRRSPLVALAMTLLVLSLAGIPVTAGFFGKFYLLINAIATQHFWIAAVMVVTTVVSYFYYFEFIRQMYFRPAPKGNPLAIPIGTAIVIGIGVIGTVGLGLFPNAILHALGQLKWAEVLSIPQTPPGP